One region of Armigeres subalbatus isolate Guangzhou_Male chromosome 3, GZ_Asu_2, whole genome shotgun sequence genomic DNA includes:
- the LOC134221729 gene encoding uncharacterized protein LOC134221729, producing MPNVPLADPHFNIPSMIDIIIGGECYHEIHTGSRLSIGDGLPLLVDTRFGWTVSGKTTTNPTVAPPVCYLSTVDRSLESSLQRFWELEAVDQSPIYSEEEKQCEEFYATTTTRTHDGRYVVRLPRSDNPQVTLGQSRQIATRRFYSLERRLERDTALKSSYHNFIEEYLRLGHMRKLDFVDDDSPHCYLPHHPVVKESSTTTKLRVVFDASCKTSSGMSLNDTLLVGPVVQQNLDSIIIRFRFHAIAIVADVEKMYRQILHSPVDQRFLRILFRRQPSDPLDTYELLTVTKRRRRKLPQAVEAVVEDFYVDDLLTGEDNLASAVEKRRQISTMLESAGFSLKKWASNVPEALADVSPEDRAIKPVHELQDDQSVTTLGLVWDTKNDILRFNVDLPLPASVLTKRKVISYIAKIFDPLGLVGPVIATAKIFMQHLWKPKNDDYSSYEWDRPLPERLQREWKQFFATLSILAKIKIQRFVSSPGVSIAQLRFFFDASDVAYGACCYVRTLDTDHVRVSLLTSKSRVAPLATKHTTARLELCAAVLSTKLYRKVEQSIKTPSHVFFWTDSTTVIQWLQSPPSRWKTFVANRVSTIQSATEISLWRHVPGNENPADELSRGMLPTDLSNQARWWSGPPWLSEFPSRWPSPGLDVPQTEFTTQEARTVTLHHIHCSQ from the exons ATGCCAAACGTTCCATTAGCCGACCCACACTTCAACATTCCGAGCATGATCGACATCATAATTGGCGGAGAGTGCTACCACGAAATCCACACCGGTAGTCGCTTATCCATCGGTGACGGTCTTCCGCTGCTAGTCGACACACGTTTCGGATGGACAGTTTCGGGCAAAACAACCACCAATCCCACAGTAGCACCGCCAGTGTGTTATCTCTCGACCGTCGACCGTTCTCTGGAGTCATCGCTTCAACGTTTCTGGGAACTTGAAGCAGTCGATCAAAGCCCGATATACTCGGAAGAAGAGAAGCAATGCGAGGAGTTTTACGCAACCACCACCACTCGAACTCATGACGGAAGGTACGTCGTTCGCCTTCCACGGTCCGACAATCCGCAAGTCACCCTTGGCCAATCTCGACAAATCGCCACCCGTCGCTTCTACAGCCTTGAGCGACGCCTTGAACGAGATACCGCCTTGAAGAGCTCCTACCATAATTTCATCGAGGAATACCTCCGCCTGGGACACATGCGCAAGCTAGATTTTGTCGACGACGATTCTCCACATTGTTACCTTCCACACCATCCGGTAGTCAAAGAGAGTAGCACCACCACGAAGCTTCGAGTGGTATTCGACGCCTCCTGTAAGACCTCCTCCGGAATGTCGCTCAACGATACACTGCTCGTTGGACCAGTCGTTCAACAGAATCTCGACTCCATCATTATCCGCTTTCGCTTCCACGCTATTGCCATTGTCGCTGACGTCGAGAAAATGTATCGTCAAATACTACATTCTCCTGTTGATCAACGCTTCCTACGTATACTATTCCGCCGACAGCCGTCGGACCCTCTCGATACCTACGAACTTCTTACAGTTAC CAAGAGACGAAGGAGAAAACTCCCGCAAGCCGTAGAAGCCGTCGTCGAAGATTTTTATGTGGACGATCTACTTACCGGAGAAGACAATCTGGCCTCTGCTGTAGAAAAGCGTCGTCAGATATCCACCATGCTCGAGTCGGCCGGTTTCTCGCTGAAGAAGTGGGCTTCGAACGTTCCGGAAGCATTAGCCGATGTTTCACCTGAAGACCGTGCTATCAAGCCCGTCCACGAACTTCAAGACGATCAATCCGTAACGACCCTTGGATTGGTATGGGATACGAAGAACGATATACTTAGATTCAACGTTGACCTTCCGCTACCAGCGTCTGTTCTCACGAAGAGAAAGGTGATATCATACATCGCTAAGATTTTTGATCCGTTAGGCCTCGTTGGTCCCGTAATAGCCACAGCGAAGATATTTATGCAGCACTTGTGGAAACCCAAAAACGATGACTACTCTTCCTATGAATGGGATCGTCCGTTGCCTGAAAGATTGCAAAGGGAATGGAAGCAGTTTTTTGCTACGCTCTCCATTCTTgccaaaatcaaaattcaacgCTTCGTATCGTCTCCTGGTGTTTCCATAGCTCAGCTGCGTTTTTTCTTTGATGCTTCAGACGTCGCTTACGGAGCTTGCTGCTATGTCCGCACACTGGATACCGATCACGTCAGGGTTAGTCTTTTAACATCAAAATCAAGGGTTGCTCCTCTCGCCACGAAGCACACTACAGCACGACTTGAGCTTTGTGCTGCCGTATTGTCCACCAAGTTGTATCGGAAAGTTGAACAATCGATCAAAACGCCTAGTCACGTCTTCTTCTGGACAGACTCAACCACGGTGATTCAATGGTTACAATCTCCACCAAGCCGGTGGAAAACATTCGTTGCGAATCGTGTCTCCACCATACAATCTGCCACCGAAATTTCCCTTTGGAGGCACGTTCCAGGAAATGAAAACCCGGCTGATGAACTTTCCCGTGGCATGCTGCCTACGGACCTCAGCAATCAGGCCAGATGGTGGAGCGGTCCTCCATGGTTATCAGAATTTCCCAGCCGTTGGCCTTCACCTGGTCTAGATGTACCCCAAACAGAATTCACCACGCAAGAAGCCCGTACGGTTACACTTCACCACATTCATTGCTCCCAATGA